The following are encoded together in the Rana temporaria chromosome 12, aRanTem1.1, whole genome shotgun sequence genome:
- the MSL1 gene encoding male-specific lethal 1 homolog isoform X2, which produces MSMRTSVCRPRHDDPLPGEEAQENPGLAGRSRPQQPADGAWAAERGGKAPAGLLADPCGKLGCQAGALAEKGGGGAAGAAVTGAGAATTAATGQGQAPASSSTSPPRWRPPIRGGAGACLKQIVLLQLDLIEQQQHRIQERERQIGELRAEKDTLLARIERMERRMQLVRKDSEKDKPRTPQSRESAVDMPEAPLPESAGGGEFPPEASPRLSSLTPKPFSYGRNAKGHKRKSAFGRAEHRTPVKRLSSDLAKMKGKVSRLPVEISETEPGGSVSEAGGRRELRLKETPEKSQSPVDTPQIPAWGDTAASSLKDNDPNPGEADDLPYLSTTDMYLCRWHRPPPSPLREPSPKKEECVAIPSWREHPIEPLQDLTGADIPENLDDAVFAKRHVKLELDEKRRKRWDIQRIREQRILQRLQLRMYKKKGNQESEPEVTSFFPEPDEVQSVLITPYLPVVAFGRSLPKITPQNFELPWLDERSRCRLEMQKKQTPHRTPRK; this is translated from the exons ATGAGTATGAGAACCAGTGTGTGCCGCCCGAGGCACGACGACCCCTTGCCGGGGGAAGAGGCTCAGGAAAACCCGGGGCTTGCGGGCCGGAGTAGGCCGCAGCAACCGGCGGACGGCGCTTGGGCCGCGGAGCGGGGAGGGAAGGCTCCGGCCGGCCTCCTCGCCGACCCGTGCGGGAAGCTCGGCTGCCAAGCGGGGGCCCTGGCGGAGAAAGGCGGTGGGGGAGCGGCCGGGGCTGCGGTGACTGGGGCCGGGGCGGCTACGACGGCGGCCACGGGGCAAGGCCAGGCCCCGGCCTCCAGTTCCACGTCCCCCCCGCGCTGGAGACCGCCGATCAGAGGGGGAGCCGGGGCCTGCCTCAAGCAGATCGTCCTCCTCCAGCTGGACCTCATCGAGCAGCAACAGCACCGCATCCAGGAGCGGGAGCGCCAGATCGGGGAGCTCCGGGCCGAGAAGGACACG CTCCTGGCCCGCATTGAGCGGATGGAAAGACGCATGCAGTTGGTCAGAAAGGACAGCGAGAAGGACAAACCGCGCACGCCTCAAAGCCGTGAGTCGGCCGTCGACATGCCAGAGGCTCCTCTTCCAGAGAGCGCAGGGGGTGGGGAGTTTCCCCCAGAGGCCTCCCCGCGGCTATCAAGCCTTACCCCAAAACCCTTCTCCTATGGCCGCAATGCAAAGGGACATAAAAG gaaGTCTGCCTTTGGCCGTGCAGAGCACAGGACCCCTGTTAAGAGACTGTCTTCTGACTTGGCAAAGATGAAGGGTAAAGTGTCCCGTTTGCCAGTAGAAATATCAGAAACTGAACCTGGAGGCTCTGTATCAGAGGCAGGAGGTCGTCGAGAGCTGCGCCTCAAAGAGACCCCTGAGAAATCGCAATCTCCTGTAGACACCCCGCAAATACCTGCATGGGGTGACACTGCAGCATCTTCATtaaaggacaatgacccaaacccTGGCGAGGCAGATGATCTGCCTTACCTCTCCACCACGGACATGTATCTATGCCGGTGGCATCGGCCACCTCCTTCCCCTCTAAGGGAACCCTCCCCCAAGAAAGAAGAGTGTGTGGCAA TTCCTTCATGGAGAGAGCACCCTATAGAGCCCCTTCAGGATTTAACTGGTGCAGACATACCAGAG AACCTGGATGATGCAGTATTTGCAAAGAGACATGTCAAGTTAGAGCTCGATGAAAAGAGGAGAAAGCG GTGGGACATACAGAGAATCCGCGAGCAGAGAATCTTGCAGCGTCTGCAGTTGAGGATGTACAAAAAGAAGGGCAATCAGGAAAGTGAGCCAGAAGTCACATCATTCTTTCCAGAACCTGATGAAG TGCAGTCTGTGTTGATTACCCCCTACCTCCCTGTCGTGGCGTTTGGACGATCCCTGCCTAAAATAACCCCACA gaATTTTGAGCTCCCCTGGCTGGACGAGCGGAGTCGATGTCGTCTTGAAATGCAAAAAAAGCAAACCCCGCACAGGACACCTCGTAAATAG
- the MSL1 gene encoding male-specific lethal 1 homolog isoform X1, with product MSMRTSVCRPRHDDPLPGEEAQENPGLAGRSRPQQPADGAWAAERGGKAPAGLLADPCGKLGCQAGALAEKGGGGAAGAAVTGAGAATTAATGQGQAPASSSTSPPRWRPPIRGGAGACLKQIVLLQLDLIEQQQHRIQERERQIGELRAEKDTLLARIERMERRMQLVRKDSEKDKPRTPQSRESAVDMPEAPLPESAGGGEFPPEASPRLSSLTPKPFSYGRNAKGHKRKSAFGRAEHRTPVKRLSSDLAKMKGKVSRLPVEISETEPGGSVSEAGGRRELRLKETPEKSQSPVDTPQIPAWGDTAASSLKDNDPNPGEADDLPYLSTTDMYLCRWHRPPPSPLREPSPKKEECVASKSLLYICFPSWREHPIEPLQDLTGADIPENLDDAVFAKRHVKLELDEKRRKRWDIQRIREQRILQRLQLRMYKKKGNQESEPEVTSFFPEPDEVQSVLITPYLPVVAFGRSLPKITPQNFELPWLDERSRCRLEMQKKQTPHRTPRK from the exons ATGAGTATGAGAACCAGTGTGTGCCGCCCGAGGCACGACGACCCCTTGCCGGGGGAAGAGGCTCAGGAAAACCCGGGGCTTGCGGGCCGGAGTAGGCCGCAGCAACCGGCGGACGGCGCTTGGGCCGCGGAGCGGGGAGGGAAGGCTCCGGCCGGCCTCCTCGCCGACCCGTGCGGGAAGCTCGGCTGCCAAGCGGGGGCCCTGGCGGAGAAAGGCGGTGGGGGAGCGGCCGGGGCTGCGGTGACTGGGGCCGGGGCGGCTACGACGGCGGCCACGGGGCAAGGCCAGGCCCCGGCCTCCAGTTCCACGTCCCCCCCGCGCTGGAGACCGCCGATCAGAGGGGGAGCCGGGGCCTGCCTCAAGCAGATCGTCCTCCTCCAGCTGGACCTCATCGAGCAGCAACAGCACCGCATCCAGGAGCGGGAGCGCCAGATCGGGGAGCTCCGGGCCGAGAAGGACACG CTCCTGGCCCGCATTGAGCGGATGGAAAGACGCATGCAGTTGGTCAGAAAGGACAGCGAGAAGGACAAACCGCGCACGCCTCAAAGCCGTGAGTCGGCCGTCGACATGCCAGAGGCTCCTCTTCCAGAGAGCGCAGGGGGTGGGGAGTTTCCCCCAGAGGCCTCCCCGCGGCTATCAAGCCTTACCCCAAAACCCTTCTCCTATGGCCGCAATGCAAAGGGACATAAAAG gaaGTCTGCCTTTGGCCGTGCAGAGCACAGGACCCCTGTTAAGAGACTGTCTTCTGACTTGGCAAAGATGAAGGGTAAAGTGTCCCGTTTGCCAGTAGAAATATCAGAAACTGAACCTGGAGGCTCTGTATCAGAGGCAGGAGGTCGTCGAGAGCTGCGCCTCAAAGAGACCCCTGAGAAATCGCAATCTCCTGTAGACACCCCGCAAATACCTGCATGGGGTGACACTGCAGCATCTTCATtaaaggacaatgacccaaacccTGGCGAGGCAGATGATCTGCCTTACCTCTCCACCACGGACATGTATCTATGCCGGTGGCATCGGCCACCTCCTTCCCCTCTAAGGGAACCCTCCCCCAAGAAAGAAGAGTGTGTGGCAAGTAAGAGCTTACTCTATATTTGTT TTCCTTCATGGAGAGAGCACCCTATAGAGCCCCTTCAGGATTTAACTGGTGCAGACATACCAGAG AACCTGGATGATGCAGTATTTGCAAAGAGACATGTCAAGTTAGAGCTCGATGAAAAGAGGAGAAAGCG GTGGGACATACAGAGAATCCGCGAGCAGAGAATCTTGCAGCGTCTGCAGTTGAGGATGTACAAAAAGAAGGGCAATCAGGAAAGTGAGCCAGAAGTCACATCATTCTTTCCAGAACCTGATGAAG TGCAGTCTGTGTTGATTACCCCCTACCTCCCTGTCGTGGCGTTTGGACGATCCCTGCCTAAAATAACCCCACA gaATTTTGAGCTCCCCTGGCTGGACGAGCGGAGTCGATGTCGTCTTGAAATGCAAAAAAAGCAAACCCCGCACAGGACACCTCGTAAATAG